A region of Kribbella sp. NBC_01245 DNA encodes the following proteins:
- a CDS encoding phosphoribosyltransferase family protein yields the protein MSRRPQLRDRLAEVFTWRTDRGSVAYNADITGWLRDPVLLQEIGPALGTLYDERPTVVAGPASRGAMLGALTAAALGVGFVEIRKHVGPAHDSDRWVRRKTGPDYRDRQLVFGFRRSLIQAGDRVLLVDDWADTGATIRTARALIEDCGAGWIGAVVMVDGLTDPRLRHDLPLRALLDVRRL from the coding sequence ATGTCCAGACGCCCGCAGCTGCGCGATCGCCTGGCCGAGGTCTTCACCTGGCGGACGGATCGTGGTTCTGTCGCGTACAACGCCGACATCACCGGCTGGTTGCGTGATCCCGTGCTGCTGCAAGAGATCGGGCCTGCGCTCGGCACGCTGTACGACGAACGCCCGACCGTGGTGGCCGGGCCGGCGTCGCGTGGGGCGATGCTCGGCGCGCTGACGGCTGCCGCGCTCGGCGTCGGGTTCGTGGAGATCAGGAAGCACGTCGGTCCTGCTCATGACAGCGATCGCTGGGTGCGACGGAAGACCGGGCCGGACTATCGCGACCGCCAGCTCGTGTTCGGGTTCCGGCGGAGCCTTATCCAGGCGGGCGATCGGGTGCTGTTGGTGGACGACTGGGCCGATACCGGTGCCACCATCCGGACCGCGCGGGCGTTGATCGAGGACTGCGGCGCGGGCTGGATCGGCGCCGTCGTGATGGTGGACGGGCTGACCGATCCGCGGTTGCGGCACGACCTGCCGTTGCGGGCACTGCTCGACGTCCGAAGGCTCTAA
- a CDS encoding GNAT family N-acetyltransferase, protein MTTADEPAVLAINTASAANLPNSLTPDRLDWLRLIAAHAAVVEIDGQVAAFALTFTPGASHDRLDYQWFTETYGAKFLYVDRIVTAEPFRRVGAASLLYRAIEKAARPFERLVCEVNSNPPATEGLAFHAERGFTEVGKLSHADGRTTALLAKELAD, encoded by the coding sequence ATGACCACCGCAGACGAGCCCGCCGTACTCGCGATCAACACAGCTTCTGCCGCCAACCTCCCCAACTCCCTCACCCCGGACCGGCTGGACTGGCTCCGGCTGATCGCCGCGCACGCCGCCGTCGTCGAGATCGACGGTCAGGTCGCGGCCTTCGCGCTGACCTTTACCCCAGGTGCGTCCCACGACCGCTTGGACTACCAGTGGTTCACCGAGACCTACGGTGCCAAGTTCCTGTACGTCGACCGCATAGTCACCGCTGAACCGTTCCGCCGTGTCGGCGCGGCCAGCCTGCTCTATCGGGCGATCGAGAAAGCCGCCAGGCCGTTCGAGCGCCTCGTCTGCGAGGTCAACTCGAACCCGCCGGCCACCGAAGGTCTCGCCTTCCACGCCGAACGGGGCTTCACGGAGGTCGGCAAGCTCAGCCATGCCGACGGCCGCACCACCGCCCTGCTGGCCAAGGAACTCGCGGACTGA